Proteins co-encoded in one Methanobacterium veterum genomic window:
- a CDS encoding right-handed parallel beta-helix repeat-containing protein, producing MTNIKTVLACITFFTILLMFIGAVSAANVTINPGDSIQSAINNASDNDTIIVNDNNGSAYTYTENVIINKTLSLQAKTGGNVTVQASNSSRPVFTVTSLGNGTTIQGFTIVGAANSNGIHLNGASNCSITGNTLTGNVYGMYLSSSNGNLIQNNVISNNSRGTGLYNGSNNNTIQNNDLINNIYGIVFLGSNYNTIQNNSLIDNQYGIYLYNISNYNSICNNTVESSTSYGIGISGSNYNIIWNNNVENNTSYGILLSSTNNNTIQDNTILGNQYGIYLYNSTYGVIFGNVATGNTYQGIHLDSSSNYNSIQNNTAQGSQYGMSISNSLNITIIENNITGNHYGIYFCNCSANVNFNRITGNSIYGLYNTGNGTVDATNNWWGSNNPKIISSGSGDIRIVGGTVNYNPWIVLNVTASPSNTINNSTITADLTHNSADDDTSSQGHIPNNIPVNFATTLGTVNSTASTRSGKTDATFNCGTSTSGNANITVTLDNQTVQTNVTIDVIALTVTANITSGVYSTTQTVTLNVTDNFDANPVIYYTLDGSDPTTLSTVYTGPITIDENTILRFIAVDATGNRAQCQTEKYYFSIQDAIDDSNDGSIIEVHSGTYVENIVITKDITLKSATGEDVTIQAVDSSQPVVTITYTGNGSAVQGFNINGGSDGIYVYADNCSITGNIITNNNNGIILENSLGNNISDDNINNNYNNGIDLQNSSNNTISNNNITYNWNYGIYLESSSNNIVSGNTISDNWYGIYLDSSLNNSISWNNLTDSNYGIYGYVSSNTLIFDNNITNTEYGIYSDSSLNNTISDNSITDSNYGIYIDNSPENTLRNNIIVNNNDGFNISGDDLSDYIQDIDTSNTINGNSVYYLIGQHDLVLDGIHIGYLALVSCNNITVENIREQYDDEGFLVQSAIGISIINTTNSIIENCDLTGIYSENSSNNTFSGNTINGQVYLDLSDNNTISNNNIYYYHGGGPVCCALLSDMVSYSTTYESNNALCLVSSNNNTISGNYVNGIELLNSLGNILSGNTVSDNGISLESSFDNIILENIVSGNGIYLESSSNNTISRNTVSDNGIYLDNSYNNTITGNNLMNNWNYAIYLNYSTNNNVSENTISNGSNGIGLESSSQNTINENQISDNWNDGIYLSDSSNNTISGNNITNNSNNGIDLENSSQNIISGNNQVSNNSNGVYLESSSQNTISENQIFNNSNGIYLSDSSNNTISENNVTSNSNNGIYLSNSGNNTISGNNITGNNNGISLEASSRNILRSNILANNVDNLNIVVSNVEDYLQDIDATNTINGNPIYYLVGQNSIVLDNLNIGYLALILCNNITITNSNITSSYNVFILNTTNSTIENNNINTDLYLENSLGNTISGNIINNTDNAITLENSTNNNITNNTINESRCGICLKNSSGNEINGNTINNEGPVYNYDYGIYLENSLNNTISGNAINNTFNSGIYLENSSNNTVSGNNVTNSYNNGIDLENSSGNEINGNQITNSYMELYLWNSSDNTISGNILTNNDDGIYYNYGIYIGNSADNTISGNNITNNKYGMYLDSADNIISENNISNTNQGIYLSSPQKIISGNEINNNTYGIYLENVPGNVLRNNTFVNNTYSMYIGTDIGGYQQDIDTSNTVNGNPIYYIIGQNGLVFDSVSIGYLALISCTNITVRNITFTGNYDGVLLLNTTNSWIENLTLENNYQGIYLWNSSNNTISGNIITNVDNYYQWWYGIHLLNSSDNTIDNNRISQSYDAGIYLENSSGNIVTNNVFNNVDRGIYLVNAQNNAIINNIINNNYYSGIYLESSSNNTIMDNNIFGYINENSGSKYGIYVGNSLKNTINNNTIGNNQYGIYLLNSNEITIINNTISSYSLPPYGYYYGIYLDNSSSDTIVENVINDNITNLNNVNNYENDGYGTWWEYNYYYAIYQKDSTNNTIDNNGLNNNTSSTNDPDKYYYIYYVYSYYGIYMENSLNNRIRNNTLNNNNNNSNYGIHLVNSSNNTITQNIIANYCIEGIYLINSSQITISENHIDNSTRGIYVNGNNVTISDNSITNNHDDTGITVNGNNTNVLRNIVTHTNGSGIMIIGNNAIITENEVTDNNSTNLGFRGISVSGDNATVSYNNVTGNINDITSVAVFSDDWAGIWINGINSSIYNNTVTGSGGYEYGCRGIYVNGDGATISGNNDTWNTAEGIVSIGNDVIITDNIIQNNQNYGLSASGNNLNISGNRIISNGKFGIAVTGSDVNISGNVVLDNGCNFTAGHDPIDYNIGFGISVTGDNVSISNNTISGNGNNVTIDSAFTANYEGGNGISVSGDNANVSGNTVTDNGCNTNIGGNYTYYYGGNGISVSGDNANVSGNTITGNGVNATLSAWILTLYYYGGNGILIRGPNANVSGNTITDNGINTTLSCGLSYEGFNHPLSEFNGSYGVSVSGNNSTISGNSIRNSGINTVIAAPTYPYLYPLYNEGSIGIYSQGDNSKILQNTVYDSGRNGIDAYGLNLIVSGNTVDSNGGHGILVTNGTMVSDNIVTNNSGFGISVTGDGVNVLRNTAAGNAGDGIDVIGNNAIITPDNNIHDNEGHGLYVIGDNINLIEFNDGLGGFDIYNNGLDGIRASGNNYTILRNNIHNNGNGITVTGNNETVSENKVTDNHGYGISIISNATVSGITVSNNVITGNSGDGIDVTGNNAIITPDNNIHDNGGYGINIIGDNINLSGFNDGLGGFDIYNNGLDGIRASGNNYTILHNNIHNNGGNGISVTGDNITVSGNNVTNNHGNGLSIDDNVNISNVTVSGNTASGNTGDGIDVTGNNAIITHDNNVHDNSGYGIYVIGNNINLSGFNTDLGGFDIYNNGKDGIYAPGHNVTISNNRLTNNWGNGVTVTGDNENITGNIITNKGNTGISVTGNHANISENTVINSIGDGISVSGYYASITHNTVINSAGNGIYVAGIDAIVSWNTVTNSTEDGILVNGENATIFKNNAIGNNGSGIVVSGVNGANICENTANYNGNNGIFVECNSAVLYGNTVNHNGSSVHSNPYVPQLVTDNGWLDGINNANEYVDSLIDDITNNTIIDSVLNLTYFGKFVKDDCIGFFKNIAMEGVSGFTEPMVNNYYSELNNIYGGGVETKLVSLGLNGNGIEVIGNNASISNTIEADYNGGYGILVYGDDTYSIANNLQITGNAGGIAVIGSYNYTYIVLTNNIANGNDWVGIYLRNVNGPNGVLENGIRNCTANSNGIGIVVSGGIYVNMCHANDNVLDGILAIGSTLPVDPLNLLLAGPMNYIDSNEVSHNGANGIYSYGDNAMFLNYCDDENALMGIMSSGNPLLLTIPNSVEGKLGSIFPPTAQLVQLAGYITGVFEVEESGVIVFSLKDAIISSAQYIEDRFVELESSLQSNF from the coding sequence ATGACGAATATAAAGACAGTTTTGGCATGTATAACATTTTTTACAATACTTTTGATGTTTATCGGGGCAGTATCAGCTGCTAATGTGACTATAAACCCTGGAGATAGCATTCAATCAGCTATTAATAATGCTTCTGATAACGATACAATCATAGTTAATGATAATAATGGTTCTGCGTATACATATACAGAAAATGTAATTATAAATAAAACATTATCATTACAGGCCAAAACTGGTGGAAATGTTACTGTTCAAGCTTCTAATTCATCACGTCCTGTTTTTACAGTAACTTCACTTGGAAATGGTACTACTATTCAAGGATTTACAATTGTGGGGGCCGCCAATTCAAATGGAATTCATTTGAATGGAGCTTCAAATTGTAGTATCACTGGAAATACTTTAACAGGTAATGTGTATGGGATGTATTTGAGTAGTTCTAATGGTAATTTAATTCAGAATAATGTTATATCTAATAATTCTAGGGGAACAGGTCTTTATAATGGTTCAAATAATAACACAATTCAAAATAATGATTTGATAAATAATATTTATGGGATTGTTTTTTTAGGTTCAAATTACAATACTATTCAGAATAATAGTTTAATAGATAATCAGTATGGAATTTATCTTTACAACATTTCGAATTATAATTCCATTTGTAATAATACTGTAGAAAGCAGTACTTCATATGGAATTGGTATTTCTGGATCGAATTATAATATAATCTGGAATAATAATGTAGAAAACAATACTTCTTATGGAATTCTCCTTTCAAGCACAAATAATAACACAATTCAGGATAATACTATACTGGGTAATCAATATGGGATATATCTTTATAACAGTACGTATGGTGTTATATTTGGAAATGTAGCAACAGGCAATACCTATCAAGGAATTCATTTAGACAGCTCATCAAATTACAATTCAATTCAGAATAATACAGCACAAGGTAGCCAATATGGAATGTCTATATCTAATAGTTTGAATATCACAATAATTGAAAACAATATAACCGGTAATCATTATGGAATATATTTTTGCAACTGCTCTGCCAATGTAAACTTTAATAGAATTACTGGAAATAGCATATATGGACTTTATAATACAGGTAATGGAACAGTAGATGCAACAAACAATTGGTGGGGCTCAAATAATCCAAAAATAATTTCAAGCGGATCTGGGGATATTCGTATTGTTGGAGGAACAGTAAATTATAATCCATGGATTGTTTTGAATGTAACCGCCAGTCCATCAAATACTATTAATAATTCAACTATAACGGCGGATTTAACTCATAACAGTGCTGATGATGATACTTCTTCGCAGGGACATATTCCGAATAATATTCCTGTAAATTTCGCTACAACATTAGGAACAGTAAATAGTACAGCATCTACTCGTAGTGGAAAAACTGATGCAACATTTAACTGCGGAACATCTACTTCTGGAAATGCTAATATTACTGTCACGTTAGATAATCAAACTGTGCAAACAAATGTCACAATCGATGTAATTGCACTAACTGTAACTGCTAATATTACGAGTGGCGTTTACAGCACTACACAAACTGTAACTTTAAATGTAACTGATAATTTTGATGCAAATCCTGTAATTTATTATACCTTGGATGGTAGTGACCCAACAACTTTGAGCACGGTATATACGGGTCCTATAACTATTGATGAAAATACGATTTTGAGATTCATTGCTGTTGATGCTACAGGTAATCGAGCTCAGTGTCAGACTGAAAAATATTATTTCAGTATTCAGGATGCTATAGATGATTCAAATGATGGTTCTATTATTGAAGTTCATTCAGGCACATACGTGGAAAATATTGTTATAACTAAAGATATAACATTGAAATCTGCTACGGGTGAAGATGTAACAATCCAGGCTGTGGATTCGTCACAGCCCGTTGTTACTATAACTTATACCGGAAATGGATCAGCAGTACAAGGTTTCAATATAAATGGGGGTTCAGATGGTATCTATGTTTATGCTGATAATTGTAGCATAACTGGAAATATTATAACAAATAATAATAATGGAATAATTCTAGAAAATTCATTGGGGAATAATATTTCAGATGATAACATAAATAATAACTACAATAATGGAATAGACTTGCAAAATTCTTCAAACAATACTATTTCTAATAATAATATAACCTATAATTGGAATTATGGAATTTATTTGGAATCATCCTCGAATAATATAGTTTCAGGAAATACAATTTCAGATAATTGGTATGGAATATATTTGGATTCATCTTTAAATAATTCAATTTCATGGAACAATCTAACAGACAGTAATTATGGAATTTATGGTTATGTTTCCTCAAATACTCTAATTTTTGATAACAATATAACTAACACTGAATATGGGATTTATAGTGATTCCTCTTTAAATAACACAATTTCTGATAACAGTATAACAGACAGTAATTATGGAATTTATATTGATAATTCCCCTGAAAATACGCTTCGAAACAATATAATTGTAAATAACAACGATGGATTTAATATATCTGGAGATGATCTTTCAGATTATATTCAGGACATTGATACCAGTAATACTATAAATGGAAATTCTGTTTATTATTTGATAGGGCAACATGACCTTGTGCTAGATGGGATACATATAGGTTATTTAGCTTTAGTCTCGTGTAACAATATAACTGTAGAGAATATTCGTGAACAGTATGATGATGAGGGTTTCTTAGTCCAAAGTGCTATTGGAATTAGTATCATAAACACAACTAATTCTATAATTGAAAATTGTGATTTAACAGGAATATATTCTGAAAACTCTTCAAATAATACATTTTCTGGAAATACCATAAATGGCCAGGTTTACCTTGATTTATCTGACAACAACACAATATCTAATAATAATATCTATTATTATCATGGTGGAGGCCCCGTATGCTGTGCACTTTTAAGTGATATGGTTAGCTATTCAACTACTTATGAAAGTAATAATGCTCTATGTCTTGTATCGTCTAATAACAATACAATCTCTGGAAATTATGTTAATGGAATTGAACTTTTGAACTCTTTAGGTAATATACTTTCAGGAAATACGGTATCCGATAATGGAATTAGTCTTGAATCATCTTTTGATAACATAATTTTGGAAAATATAGTTTCCGGAAATGGAATTTATCTTGAGTCATCTTCAAATAACACAATTTCAAGGAATACAGTTTCTGATAATGGAATTTATCTTGATAATTCTTATAATAACACGATTACTGGAAATAACCTGATGAATAATTGGAATTATGCAATTTATCTTAATTATTCAACAAATAATAACGTTTCAGAGAATACAATTTCAAATGGTAGTAATGGGATTGGTTTAGAGAGTTCCTCTCAAAACACCATCAATGAAAATCAAATATCAGATAATTGGAATGATGGAATTTATCTTAGTGATTCGAGTAACAATACGATCTCTGGGAACAATATAACAAACAATTCTAATAATGGAATTGATTTAGAGAATTCTTCTCAAAATATTATTAGCGGAAATAATCAAGTGTCAAATAATAGTAATGGAGTATATTTAGAGAGCTCCTCTCAGAATACAATTAGTGAAAATCAAATATTCAATAATAGTAACGGAATTTATCTCAGTGATTCAAGTAACAATACAATTTCAGAGAACAATGTAACAAGCAATTCTAATAATGGAATTTATCTCAGCAATTCCGGTAATAATACAATTTCAGGGAACAATATAACTGGTAATAATAACGGAATTAGTTTAGAAGCCTCCTCACGAAATATTTTAAGGAGTAACATACTTGCAAATAACGTAGATAACTTAAATATTGTAGTTAGTAATGTTGAAGATTACCTGCAGGATATTGACGCTACCAATACTATAAATGGGAATCCTATTTATTATTTGGTAGGGCAAAATAGCATAGTCTTAGATAACTTAAATATCGGATATTTAGCTTTAATTTTATGTAATAATATCACTATAACAAATTCTAATATAACAAGCAGTTATAATGTGTTTATTTTAAATACAACTAATTCAACGATTGAAAATAATAATATTAATACGGATTTGTATCTCGAAAATTCTTTAGGAAACACAATCTCAGGAAATATCATAAATAATACTGATAATGCAATTACTTTAGAAAATTCTACAAATAATAATATAACTAATAACACAATTAACGAAAGTAGATGCGGGATATGTTTGAAAAACTCTTCAGGAAATGAGATTAATGGAAATACTATAAATAATGAGGGGCCAGTTTATAATTATGATTATGGAATCTATTTAGAAAACTCTTTGAACAATACTATTTCAGGAAATGCTATAAATAACACTTTTAACAGCGGAATTTATTTAGAGAACTCTTCAAATAATACAGTTTCGGGAAATAATGTAACAAATAGCTATAATAATGGAATTGATTTAGAAAATTCATCAGGAAATGAAATTAATGGAAATCAAATAACAAATAGTTATATGGAGCTATACTTATGGAATTCTTCTGATAATACAATTTCAGGGAATATACTAACAAATAACGATGATGGAATCTATTATAACTATGGGATTTACATTGGAAATTCTGCAGATAATACAATCTCAGGAAATAACATAACAAACAATAAATATGGAATGTATTTAGATTCTGCAGATAATATAATCTCAGAAAATAATATAAGCAATACTAATCAGGGAATATATTTATCTAGCCCCCAAAAGATAATCTCAGGAAATGAAATAAACAACAATACTTATGGAATATATTTGGAAAATGTACCCGGAAATGTTTTAAGGAATAATACGTTTGTAAATAATACATATAGTATGTATATAGGTACGGATATTGGAGGATATCAGCAGGATATCGATACTAGTAATACTGTGAATGGTAATCCTATTTATTATATTATTGGGCAAAATGGGCTTGTTTTTGACAGTGTTTCAATTGGATATCTGGCACTTATTTCATGTACCAATATAACAGTTCGAAACATTACCTTTACTGGTAATTACGATGGAGTTCTTCTTTTAAACACTACAAACTCCTGGATTGAAAACCTAACTTTAGAAAATAATTATCAGGGAATATATCTCTGGAACTCCTCAAACAATACAATTTCTGGAAATATCATAACAAATGTGGATAATTATTATCAATGGTGGTATGGAATACATTTATTAAATTCCTCAGACAATACAATCGATAATAATAGAATCAGTCAAAGTTATGATGCAGGAATATATCTGGAAAACTCCTCAGGAAATATAGTAACAAACAATGTATTCAATAATGTTGATCGGGGAATTTACCTGGTAAATGCCCAAAATAATGCAATAATCAACAACATAATCAACAACAATTATTACAGTGGAATTTACCTTGAAAGTTCCTCAAACAATACTATCATGGATAACAATATTTTTGGATATATTAATGAAAACTCTGGCAGTAAATATGGAATATACGTAGGTAACTCATTAAAAAATACAATCAACAATAACACTATTGGTAACAACCAGTATGGAATTTACTTATTGAACTCTAATGAAATTACAATCATTAACAACACTATAAGTAGTTATAGTCTTCCTCCTTATGGCTATTATTATGGAATCTATTTAGATAACTCTTCAAGTGATACAATAGTTGAGAATGTAATTAATGATAATATAACTAATCTTAATAACGTTAATAACTATGAAAATGATGGATATGGTACTTGGTGGGAATATAACTATTACTATGCAATTTACCAAAAAGATTCCACAAACAACACTATAGATAACAATGGCCTAAATAATAACACAAGTAGTACAAATGATCCAGATAAATATTATTATATTTATTATGTATACTCTTATTATGGAATTTACATGGAAAATTCCCTAAACAATAGAATTAGGAACAATACCTTAAATAACAATAATAATAACAGCAATTATGGAATTCATCTGGTAAATTCATCTAACAATACAATAACGCAAAATATAATCGCCAACTATTGTATTGAGGGCATTTATCTGATTAATTCTTCTCAAATCACGATATCTGAAAACCATATAGACAACAGCACCAGAGGAATTTATGTAAATGGAAATAATGTAACAATTTCTGATAACTCTATAACAAATAACCATGATGACACTGGAATAACTGTTAATGGTAATAATACCAATGTTTTAAGGAATATAGTGACTCATACTAATGGTTCTGGAATAATGATTATTGGTAATAATGCAATTATTACCGAAAATGAAGTAACTGATAATAATAGCACTAATTTAGGATTCAGAGGTATTTCAGTATCTGGTGATAATGCAACGGTTTCTTATAATAATGTAACTGGTAATATTAATGATATTACAAGTGTAGCTGTATTCAGCGATGATTGGGCAGGTATTTGGATAAATGGAATTAATTCAAGTATTTATAACAATACTGTAACTGGTAGTGGTGGTTATGAATATGGATGTAGAGGCATCTATGTAAATGGTGATGGTGCAACTATTTCTGGTAATAATGATACTTGGAACACTGCTGAAGGGATTGTTTCAATTGGAAATGACGTAATTATCACCGACAACATTATTCAAAATAATCAAAATTATGGACTTTCTGCATCTGGAAATAATTTGAATATTTCTGGAAATAGAATAATCAGTAATGGTAAGTTTGGTATTGCTGTTACAGGTAGTGATGTAAACATTTCTGGAAATGTTGTATTGGATAATGGATGTAATTTCACAGCAGGACATGACCCAATAGATTATAATATTGGCTTTGGTATTTCAGTAACTGGAGATAATGTAAGCATTTCTAACAATACAATATCAGGTAATGGAAATAATGTAACCATTGATTCTGCTTTCACTGCAAATTATGAAGGTGGTAACGGTATTTCTGTATCTGGTGATAATGCGAATGTTTCTGGAAATACTGTAACTGATAATGGATGTAATACGAATATTGGTGGAAACTACACATATTACTATGGTGGTAACGGTATTTCTGTATCTGGTGATAATGCGAATGTTTCTGGAAATACTATAACTGGCAACGGCGTTAATGCTACATTAAGCGCATGGATTCTTACCTTATACTATTATGGAGGTAATGGTATTCTGATTAGAGGTCCTAATGCGAATGTTTCTGGAAATACTATAACTGATAATGGTATTAACACGACCTTATCGTGTGGATTGAGTTATGAAGGTTTCAATCATCCACTTAGTGAGTTTAATGGTAGTTATGGTGTTTCAGTGTCTGGAAATAATTCAACTATTTCTGGAAATAGCATAAGAAATAGTGGTATTAATACAGTAATAGCAGCTCCAACTTATCCTTATTTATATCCTCTTTATAATGAAGGTAGTATTGGGATTTACTCACAAGGAGATAACTCAAAAATATTACAGAACACGGTTTATGATAGTGGTCGTAATGGAATTGATGCATATGGCCTTAATTTAATTGTTTCTGGAAATACGGTTGACAGTAATGGAGGACATGGAATTTTAGTTACTAATGGTACAATGGTTTCTGATAATATTGTAACTAATAATAGTGGTTTTGGTATTTCAGTCACTGGTGACGGTGTAAACGTTTTAAGGAATACTGCAGCAGGAAATGCCGGCGATGGTATTGATGTGATTGGAAATAATGCAATTATAACACCAGATAATAATATTCATGATAATGAGGGTCATGGACTTTACGTTATTGGAGATAACATTAACCTCATAGAATTCAATGATGGTCTAGGCGGGTTTGACATTTACAACAATGGTCTAGATGGTATTCGTGCATCTGGAAACAATTATACCATTTTACGCAATAATATTCACAATAATGGAAATGGAATTACAGTTACTGGAAATAATGAAACTGTTTCTGAAAATAAAGTAACTGATAATCACGGATATGGAATTTCAATTATTTCTAATGCAACTGTTTCAGGTATAACAGTTTCTAACAACGTTATTACTGGTAATAGTGGCGATGGTATTGATGTGACTGGGAATAATGCCATTATTACACCGGATAATAATATTCATGATAATGGCGGTTATGGTATCAATATAATTGGAGATAACATTAACCTTAGTGGATTCAATGATGGTCTTGGTGGATTTGACATTTACAACAATGGTCTAGATGGTATTCGTGCATCTGGAAACAATTATACTATTTTACACAATAATATTCACAATAATGGTGGTAATGGAATATCAGTTACTGGTGATAATATCACGGTTTCCGGCAATAATGTAACCAATAACCATGGAAATGGACTTTCAATTGATGACAATGTGAATATCTCTAATGTTACTGTTTCTGGAAATACAGCATCCGGAAATACTGGTGATGGTATTGATGTAACTGGAAATAACGCCATTATAACACATGATAACAATGTCCATGATAACAGTGGTTATGGAATTTATGTAATTGGAAATAACATTAACCTCAGCGGGTTTAACACGGATCTTGGCGGGTTTGACATTTACAACAATGGTAAAGACGGTATTTATGCGCCAGGACATAATGTGACTATTTCTAATAATAGGCTGACCAATAATTGGGGTAATGGAGTAACAGTTACTGGTGATAATGAAAATATCACTGGAAATATTATAACTAATAAGGGCAATACTGGAATTTCTGTTACTGGTAACCATGCTAATATTTCGGAAAATACTGTGATTAACAGTATTGGGGATGGAATATCAGTTAGTGGATATTATGCATCTATTACTCATAATACGGTGATTAATAGTGCTGGAAATGGAATATATGTTGCCGGTATCGATGCAATTGTTTCATGGAATACTGTGACTAACAGTACTGAAGATGGAATATTAGTTAATGGTGAGAATGCAACTATTTTCAAGAATAATGCAATAGGTAATAATGGTTCTGGAATAGTGGTTAGCGGTGTTAATGGTGCAAATATTTGTGAAAATACGGCTAATTATAATGGTAATAATGGAATTTTTGTCGAGTGTAACTCTGCAGTTCTTTATGGGAACACGGTAAACCATAATGGATCTTCGGTACATTCTAATCCATATGTTCCTCAATTAGTGACGGATAATGGATGGTTAGATGGAATAAACAACGCTAATGAATATGTGGATAGTCTTATTGATGATATAACAAATAATACAATTATCGATTCAGTATTAAACTTAACATATTTCGGTAAATTTGTAAAAGATGATTGTATTGGATTTTTTAAGAATATAGCTATGGAAGGTGTATCAGGATTTACAGAACCTATGGTAAATAACTATTATTCTGAATTAAATAATATTTATGGCGGCGGTGTAGAGACTAAGCTTGTTTCTTTAGGTTTAAATGGTAACGGTATTGAAGTGATTGGTAATAATGCATCTATTTCTAACACGATTGAGGCTGATTATAATGGGGGTTATGGAATTTTAGTATATGGTGACGATACTTATTCTATTGCCAATAATCTCCAAATTACAGGTAATGCTGGGGGAATTGCTGTTATTGGAAGTTATAACTATACTTATATTGTTCTTACAAATAATATTGCCAATGGAAATGATTGGGTGGGAATTTATCTAAGGAATGTGAATGGACCCAATGGCGTGCTTGAAAATGGAATCAGAAATTGTACAGCTAACTCCAATGGAATTGGAATAGTCGTTTCTGGAGGAATATATGTCAATATGTGCCATGCTAATGATAATGTATTAGATGGCATTCTAGCTATTGGATCAACATTGCCAGTTGACCCTTTAAACCTGCTTTTAGCTGGACCTATGAATTATATTGATTCTAATGAAGTGAGTCATAATGGTGCAAATGGCATTTATAGTTATGGTGACAATGCAATGTTCCTTAATTATTGTGATGATGAAAATGCATTAATGGGAATTATGTCAAGTGGAAATCCACTTCTTCTCACGATACCAAATTCTGTGGAAGGTAAACTGGGCAGCATATTTCCTCCAACAGCCCAACTAGTACAATTAGCAGGATATATAACTGGTGTATTTGAGGTAGAAGAAAGTGGAGTTATCGTATTTAGTCTAAAAGATGCTATAATCTCTTCCGCACAATATATTGAGGATAGATTTGTAGAAT